The following coding sequences lie in one Rutidosis leptorrhynchoides isolate AG116_Rl617_1_P2 chromosome 4, CSIRO_AGI_Rlap_v1, whole genome shotgun sequence genomic window:
- the LOC139840947 gene encoding uncharacterized mitochondrial protein AtMg00810-like — protein MHFKLNALIENGFTQSVSDNSLYVKDSGDTFIALLVYVDDIVITGNSNGEIDKVKQFLKTKFQIKDLRELKYFLGIEVLKNEKGMCISQRKYCLDLLDEYGLLGCKPASTPIKPNLSVLSEPSEKDPLLTNLTEYQQLVGKLIYLTLTRPDISFSVQVLSQFMHAPLQSHFNLALRVLRYLKGSPGKGVQFVKSNNWSLNAYCDADYGKCKVDRKSVTGYLVYFCGSLVSWKSKKQATTVRSSTEAEYRAMASTACEIVWVKNLLQELGVNVDLPVDLFCDNNSAIKLAANPIFHDRTKHFEIDVHYIRQKVSSGLIKTVKVKSESQLVDILTKGVSVTQHGYLASKLGLISKMSLWGDVKFITLSNSFLVFSCSHCILLLIFV, from the coding sequence ATGCACTTCAAACTTAATGCTCTTATTGAAAATGGCTTTACTCAAAGTGTGTCTGATAATTCTTTGTATGTCAAGGATAGTGGTGATACTTTCATTGCCTTACttgtatatgtggatgatattgttaTCACTGGTAATAGTAATGGTGAAATTGATAAGGTGAAACAATTTTTGAAAACTAAATTTCAAATCAAAGATTTACGAGAACTCAAATACTTTCTTGGAATTGAAGTTTTGAAAAATGAAAAAGGTATGTGCATTTCACAAAGAAAATACTGCCTTGATCTTCTTGATGAGTATGGTCTTCTGGGCTGCAAACCTGCTAGCACTCCCATTAAACCTAATCTAAGTGTTTTAAGTGAACCAAGTGAAAAGGATCCCTTGTTGACCAACTTAACTGAGTATCAACAGCTTGTTGGAAAGCTCATTTACCTAACTCTTACCAGACCTGATATATCCTTTTCTGTGCAAGTTCTTAGTCAGTTTATGCATGCTCCTCTACAGTCTCACTTTAATCTTGCCTTGAGAGTCCTGAGATACCTAAAGGGCTCTCCTGGTAAGGGTGTTCAATTTGTTAAAAGCAATAACTGGTCTTTAAATGCCTATTGTGATGCTGACTATGGTAAGTGTAAGGTTGATAGAAAATCTGTGACTGGATACTTGGTTTATTTTTGTGGATCCTTAGTATCTTGGAAGAGTAAAAAACAAGCTACAACTGTCAGGTCCTCCACTGAGGCTGAATATAGGGCCATGGCAAGCACAGCTTGTGAAATTGTTTGGGTCAAAAACCTCTTACAAGAACTTGGGGTTAATGTTGACTTACCAGTTGacctgttttgtgataataattcagcTATTAAGTTGGCTGCTAATCCTATTTTTCATGATAGAACTAAACATTTTGAAATTGATGTGCATTATATTAGACAAAAGGTTTCAAGTGGTTTAATCAAAACTGTCAAAGTCAAATCTGAAAGTCAACTGGTTGACATTTTAACCAAAGGGGTTAGTGTGACCCAACATGGCTACTTGGCTAGCAAACTTGGACTTATATCAAAAATGAGTTTGTGGGGGGATGTTAAATTTATCACTTTATCAAACTCCTTTTTGGTCTTTTCTTGTTCTCATTGTATTTTGCTCTTGATCTTTGTGTAG
- the LOC139840946 gene encoding uncharacterized protein: MGEENAITLINKLDFGDPLYLHPIGFVDGTCVKNANDEVLSKQWDRCNSVVLSWLLGSIADELYAGLIFSENASTVWTEQKETYDKIDGSIIFNLHFNISTLKQGNSSMSEYYHKLNSLWKQYDAMANLKQCTCEVADQTVKHNSMLKLMQFLMGLNYCYMHVKSNLLLRDPLPDVKTAYSMLSREESHRGLSTTDNKPQTSVFMSQVESNVSTSNNVVNDNNVQRRSNQNNFSSGNNSNNFTNNRTLNSNYKCTKCNKIGHTIDRCYKIVGYPPGWKEKIYVNKFNSKNAANHSSVSDSSGSGSGNNNLTNEQMMKLLSLINEKSGPEIATENIAGTVLSNSKKFNENFHKIFNPKTNLSKTENKGWIIDFGASQHMSESDNGLNNIIDVSHLNFSTHVWDLRLGIIVGTGDVFDGLYVFNVSSHENDNTYLSANKCYLSNNLWHNRLGHPSENVLKKLKGKIDLSNKDINCEPCDVCHKAKQTRETFNDSDHKSVAVGDLVHINLWGPFRVQSREGFKYFLTIIDDYSRAVWTYLIKSKDEVFSHIKSFVFFLETQFESKVKIIRPDNGTEFVNNQMDDFIKDKGILHQTSCVYTPQQNGIVERKHRHLLNVSRALMFQGGLPLNMWSDCILTTCYLINRTPSSILSGCSPYELLFKKSPKICGVVVCVMLLIKTC; the protein is encoded by the exons ATGGGGGAAGAAAACGCGATTACTCTTATAAATAAGCTTGACTTTGGTGACCCTTTGTATTTGCACCCTA TTGGTTTTGTGGATGGTACTTGTGTTAAAAATGCTAATGATGAAGTTTTGTCTAAGCAATGGGATAGATGTAATTCTGTAGTTCTTTCATGGTTACTTGGTTCTATTGCTGATGAGTTGTATGCTGGTTTAATCTTCTCTGAAAATGCTAGCACTGTGTGGACTGAACAAAAGGAAACTTATGATAAAATAGATGGGTCTATTATCTTTAACTTACACTTTAATATTAGCACATTGAAACAAGGAAATAGCTCTATGTCTGAATATTATCATAAGCTGAACTCTCTGTGGAAACAATATGATGCCATGGCTAATCTGAAACAATGTACTTGTGAAGTTGCTGATCAAACTGTCAAACATAATAGTATGCTTAAGTTGATGCAATTCTTGATGGGTCTAAATTATTGTTACATGCATGTTAAAAGTAATCTGCTATTAAGGGACCCATTACCTGATGTTAAAACTGCTTACTCTATGCTATCTAGAGAAGAGTCACATAGAGGGTTGTCCACTACTGATAATAAACCTCAAACATCTGTTTTCATGTCCCAAGTTGAGTCAAATGTGTCAACTTCAAACAATGTTGTGAATGATAACAATGTTCAAAGAAGGTCAAACCAAAATAATTTTTCCAGTGGGAATAACTCAAACAACTTCACTAATAACAGGACTCTCAACTCTAATTACAAGTGCACAAAGTGCAACAAAATTGGGCATACTATTGACAGATGTTATAAAATTGTGGGATATCCACCTGGGTGGAAAGAAAAGATCTATGTGAACAAATTCAATAGTAAAAATGCTGCTAATCATAGCTCTGTGAGTGATAGTTCTGGGTCAGGATCTGGAAATAACAATTTGACAAATGAACAAATGATGAAGTTGTTGAGTCTAATTAATGAGAAGTCTGGTCCTGAGATTGCAACTGAGAATATTGCAGGTACTGTTTTAAGCAATAGCAAAAAATTTAATGAGAATTTTCACAAAATTTTCAACCCTAAAACTAATCTTTCAAAAACTGAGAATAAGGGttggattattgattttggtgccTCTCAACACATGTCTGAGTCTGATAATGGGTTGAATAATATTATTGATGTCTCTCATTTAAACTTCTCAACACATGTCTGG GACTTGAGGCTAGGGATAATTGTAGGGACTGGTGATGTTTTTGATGGTCTCTATGTGTTTAATGTAAGTAGTCATGAAAATGATAATACCTATTTATCTGCTAATAAATGCTACTTGTCCAACAACTTATGGCATAACAGACTTGGTCATCCTTCTGAAAATGTTTTAAAGAAACttaaaggaaaaattgacctttcaAATAAGGACATTAACTGTGAACCTTGTGATGTTTGTCACAAGGCAAAGCAAACTAGAGAAACTTTTAATGATAGTGACCATAAGTCTGTTGCTGTGGGTGACCTTGTTCACATTAACCTTTGGGGACCATTTAGGGTTCAAAGCAGGGAAGGGTTCAAATATTTCTTAACTATTATTGATGACTATTCAAGGGCTGTCTGGACATACTTAATCAAATCTAAAGATGAAGTTTTCAGTCACATAAAGTCTTTTGTCTTCTTTCTTGAAACACAATTTGAGTCAAAAGTCAAAATCATAAGGCCTGATAATGGGACTGAGTTTGTTAATAATCAAATGGATGACTTTATTAAAGACAAAGGGATTTTACATCAAACATCATGTGTCTATACTCCCCAACAGAATGGGATTGTGGAGAGAAAACACAGACATCTTTTAAATGTGTCCAGAGCCCTTATGTTCCAGGGTGGTTTACCCTTAAATATGTGGAGTGATTGTATATTGACTACTTGCTACTTGATAAACAGGACACCATCTTCCATTCTCTCTGGCTGCTCTCCTTATGAACTTTTGTTTAAAAAATCTCCTAAAATATGTGGAGTGGTTGTCTGTGTTATGCTACTTATTAAAACATGTTGA
- the LOC139844969 gene encoding putative phospholipid-transporting ATPase 9 has protein sequence MGTGRKKRLHFSKIYSFKCGRNKFDEDHSQIGGPGFSRVVYCNDNGVSEVASQNYIDNYVRSTKYTPMTFVPKSLFEQFRRVANFYFLVTGILSFTDLAPYSAVSAILPLIVVIGASMVKEGIEDWQRQQQDHEVNNRKVKVHRGEGVFETREWKRLRVGDVVKVEKDEFFPADLLLLSSSYEDAVCYVETMNLDGETNLKLKQSLDATSMINDDLNFKDFKATIKCEDPNASLYTFVGTMEYQEEQYALSPQQLLLRDSKLRNTDYIYGAVIFTGHDTKVIQNSTEAPSKRSRIERRMDSIIYFLFLILFLMAFLGSVYFGIVTKRDLNGDRQKRWYLAPDKSDIFFDPKRAPAAAIYHFLTALLLYSYLIPISLYVSIEIVKVLQTVFINNDIQMYHEETDKPAHARTSNLTEELGQIDTVLSDKTGTLTCNSMEFIKCSIAGTAYGRGVTEVERAMAKKMGSPLIVNGRDQLVDDEDDQDSTLFVKGYNFEDERITNGYWIHESNSDVIQKFFRLLAICHTAIPDVEEETGKVTYEAESPDEAAFVIAAREIGFEFYKRTQTTVSFTEFDPIFKRKVERTYELLNVLEFNSARKRMSVIVRDDHGKLLLLCKGADSVMFDRLAKNGRQFEESTKEHVNEYADAGLRTLILAYRELNEEEYKKFNEKFIEAKNSVSADRDDLIDEVTEEIEKDLILLGATAVEDKLQKGVPECIDKLAQAGIKIWVLTGDKMETAINIGFACSLLRQGMKQIIVTLESPEIIEAEKAGDKSLIAKLSKENVKKQILAGKAQLTASTTDPFALIIDGKSLAYALHEDIKHTFLELAVACASVICCRSSPKQKALVTRLVKEGTGKTTLAIGDGANDVGMLQEADIGIGISGVEGMQAVMSSDIAIAQFRFLERLLLVHGHWCYRRISSMICYFFYKNIVFGTTVFLYEGYASFSGLPAYNDWYLSLYNVFFTSLPAIALGVFDQDVSARFCLKFPLLYQEGVQNTLFRWRRIFGWMLNGLATGIVIFFLCLKSLNPESYQKNGKTAGLEVVGATIYTCVVWVVNCQMALAVSYFTLIQHIFIWGGIILWYLFLLAYGAMPTTISTTAYKVFTETLAPAPSYWFVTLFVVIAALIPYYCYKAVQMRFFPAYHGMIQWIRYEGNTDDPEYVNMVRQRSIRTTTVGFTARSIARDNNLYHLNLERQAPRSRSESDAVQV, from the exons ATGGGTACAGGTAGAAAAAAGAGGTTGCATTTTAGCAAGATCTACTCTTTTAAGTGTGGAAGGAATAAATTTGATGAGGATCATTCACAAATTGGAGGTCCAGGGTTTTCAAGAGTTGTTTATTGCAATGATAATGGTGTCTCAGAAGTTGCAAGTCAAAACTATATAGATAATTATGTTAGGTCAACAAAGTACACACCAATGACTTTTGTACCAAAATCACTGTTTGAACAATTTAGAAGAGTTGCAAATTTTTATTTTCTTGTTACTGGGATTTTATCATTTACagaccttgctccttactctgctGTTAGTGCTATTCTTCCTTTAATTGTTGTAATTGGTGCTTCTATGGTCAAAGAAGGTATTGAAGATTGGCAAAGACAGCAGCAG GATCATGAGGTCAATAATCGAAAAGTCAAAGTTCATCGAGGTGAAGGCGTTTTCGAAACTAGAGAATGGAAAAGATTAAGAGTAGGAGATGTAGTTAAGGTAGAAAAAGATGAATTCTTCCCTGCTGATCTTCTGTTACTTTCATCAAGTTATGAAGATGCAGTTTGTTATGTCGAAACGATGAATTTAGACGGTGAAACAAATTTAAAGCTTAAACAATCATTAGATGCAACATCTATGATCAATGATGATTTAAATTTTAAAGATTTTAAAGCAACTATTAAATGTGAAGATCCAAATGCAAGTTTGTATACATTTGTTGGAACTATGGAGTATCAAGAAGAACAATATGCACTTTCTCCTCAACAACTCCTTTTACGAGATTCGAAGTTGAGAAATACAGATTATATATATGGTGCTGTGATATTTACGGGTCATGATACGAAAGTAATTCAAAACTCGACTGAAGCACCTTCGAAAAGGAGTCGAATTGAAAGAAGAATGGATAGTATTATCTACTTTTTGTTCTTGATCTTGTTTCTAATGGCGTTTTTGGGATCGGTTTATTTTGGGATTGTAACGAAACGGGATTTAAACGGTGATAGACAAAAAAGATGGTATTTGGCACCTGATAAATCTGATATCTTTTTTGATCCTAAGCGGGCCCCGGCTGCAGCAATATATCATTTCTTAACGGCTTTATTGTTGTATAGTTACTTGATACCGATTTCTTTATATGTGTCGATTGAAATCGTGAAAGTATTGCAGACGGTGTTTATAAACAACGATATTCAAATGTATCATGAAGAAACTGATAAACCTGCTCATGCTCGAACCTCAAATTTGACTGAAGAACTTGGTCAAATCGACACTGTTTTATCAGACAAAACCGGGACTTTGACTTGCAATTCAATGGAGTTTATCAAGTGTTCGATTGCGGGGACCGCTTACGGTCGTGGTGTTACGGAAGTCGAACGAGCTATGGCGAAAAAAATGGGATCTCCATTAATTGTTAATGGTAGAGATCAACTTGTTGATGATGAAGACGATCAAGATTCTACATTGTTTGTTAAAGGTTACAACTTTGAAGATGAAAGAATCACAAATGGTTATTGGATTCATGAATCGAATTCAGATGTGATTCAAAAGTTTTTTCGGTTATTAGCGATTTGTCACACTGCAATACCAGATGTTGAAGAAGAAACAGGAAAGGTTACGTATGAGGCTGAATCGCCTGATGAAGCTGCTTTTGTTATTGCGGCAAGAGAAATTGGTTTTGAGTTTTATAAAAGAACACAAACAACGGTTTCTTTTACTGAGTTTGATCCTATATTTAAGAGAAAAGTTGAAAg GACATATGAGCTTTTGAATGTTTTAGAATTTAACAGTGCACGAAAGAGAATGTCGGTTATAGTTAGGGATGATCATGGGAAGCTACTTTTACTCTGTAAAGGTGCAGACAg TGTTATGTTTGATAGACTAGCTAAAAATGGAAGACAGTTTGAAGAGAGTACAAAAGAACATGTGAATGAGTATGCTGATGCCGGTTTAAGGACGTTGATTCTTGCTTATCGTGAACTCAACGAGGAAGAATACAAAAAGTTTAATGAAAAATTCATAGAGGCTAAGAACTCAGTAAGTGCAGATCGAGATGATTTGATTGATGAAGTAACTGAAGAAATCGAAAAAGATTTGATACTTTTGGGTGCCACTGCTGTTGAGGACAAACTGCAAAAGGGG GTACCCGAATGCATTGACAAACTTGCTCAAGCAGGAATCAAGATTTGGGTTCTCACGGGCGATAAAATGGAAACAGCAATCAATATCGG GTTCGCGTGTAGTTTGCTAAGACAAGGAATGAAACAGATTATAGTAACTTTGGAGAGTCCAGAAATCATTGAAGCAGAAAAAGCTGGTGATAAAAGTTTAATCGCCAAG CTATCGAAGGAAAACGTCAAGAAGCAGATATTAGCTGGGAAGGCCCAACTTACGGCTTCAACAACTGACCCGTTTGCTTTGATCATTGATGGAAAATCACTTGCGTACGCTTTACATGAGGACATTAAGCACACATTTTTGGAGCTTGCTGTTGCTTGTGCATCCGTTATTTGCTGTCGTTCTTCACCAAAACAGAAAGCATTG GTTACGAGACTTGTTAAAGAAGGAACTGGGAAAACAACTTTAGCAATCGGTGATGGCGCGAATGATGTCGGAATGCTTCAAGAAGCTGACATCGGCATCGGGATTAGTGGTGTTGAGGGAATGCAG GCGGTTATGTCGAGCGATATTGCAATTGCTCAATTTCGGTTTTTGGAACGCTTGCTGTTGGTTCATGGACATTGGTGTTACCGAAGAATATCTTCAATG ATATGCTACTTTTTCTACAAGAATATTGTATTTGGAACCACAGTGTTTTTATACGAAGGTTATGCATCGTTCTCGGGTCTACCTGCATATAACGATTGGTATTTGTCTCTTTACAACGTCTTCTTTACATCACTTCCCGCCATTGCTTTGGGCGTTTTCGATCAGGATGTCTCTGCAAGATTTTGTCTCAAG TTTCCGTTACTATATCAAGAAGGTGTTCAAAACACTCTGTTCAGATGGCGTCGAATATTCGGTTGGATGCTAAACGGTCTAGCCACCGGCATAGTCATCTTTTTCCTCTGCCTAAAATCATTAAACCCCGAATCATATCAAAAAAACGGAAAAACCGCCGGGTTAGAAGTAGTGGGGGCCACAATCTACACATGTGTCGTATGGGTAGTCAACTGTCAAATGGCACTCGCCGTCAGCTACTTCACCTTAATCCAACATATCTTCATTTGGGGAGGCATAATCTTATGGTACCTGTTCCTTTTAGCTTATGGCGCAATGCCGACCACAATTTCGACAACCGCGTACAAAGTGTTTACCGAAACGCTCGCACCGGCACCGTCGTACTGGTTCGTTACGCTTTTTGTGGTGATTGCGGCGTTGATTCCGTATTATTGTTATAAAGCGGTTCAAATGAGATTTTTCCCGGCTTATCATGGTATGATTCAGTGGATTAGATATGAAGGTAATACTGATGATCCAGAGTATGTTAACATGGTCCGTCAGCGGTCGATTAGGACCACGACAGTTGGGTTTACGGCTCGGTCAATAGCAAGAGATAACAATTTGTATCATTTGAATTTGGAGCGACAAGCGCCTAGATCACGATCAGAATCAGATGCAGTACAagtataa